A portion of the Pseudarthrobacter sp. L1SW genome contains these proteins:
- a CDS encoding DNA alkylation repair protein: MSGAPDSVTAAAGFIDRTLQNEGAWYRADDVEARLGGVLASYGSSVGAVRGTIRDALRKFKELDHDAVVLLASALWGRPQPGGRPVFERRLAAVVLLQSRAGLLLHSDLTRVEGFLRSAGSAELVDPLLSDVVLPLLAGLTGRDRQRAGVVLARWSRDPDQRLRRAAAFIEQQSSPETPHKGDSYE, encoded by the coding sequence ATGAGCGGCGCGCCGGACTCGGTCACGGCCGCCGCGGGGTTCATCGACCGCACCCTGCAAAATGAGGGCGCCTGGTACCGCGCGGACGACGTCGAGGCCCGGCTGGGCGGGGTGCTGGCCTCCTACGGATCCTCCGTGGGGGCTGTGCGCGGAACAATCCGGGACGCCTTGCGGAAGTTCAAGGAATTGGACCACGATGCCGTGGTCCTGCTGGCGTCCGCGCTGTGGGGCCGGCCCCAGCCCGGCGGCAGGCCGGTTTTCGAGCGCCGGCTGGCGGCCGTGGTGCTCCTGCAGTCGAGGGCCGGCCTCCTGCTGCACTCCGACCTGACCCGGGTCGAGGGCTTCCTCCGGTCCGCCGGAAGCGCCGAGTTGGTGGATCCCCTGCTGTCCGACGTAGTGTTGCCGCTACTGGCTGGACTGACAGGACGCGACCGGCAGCGGGCAGGGGTGGTCCTTGCGAGGTGGAGCCGGGATCCGGACCAGCGGCTGCGCCGGGCTGCGGCCTTCATTGAGCAGCAATCCAGCCCTGAAACCCCGCACAAAGGAGACAGCTATGAATGA
- a CDS encoding TraR/DksA C4-type zinc finger protein, with translation MPDFERFRVLLEEERKRKVALLPALRADIASANSARQDSNVDDEHDPEGSTIAFELSQAAALLKQSSAGLDQVEAALDRIAAGTYGICAVCGETIAEGRLEARPWTPFCIQHAATGRGR, from the coding sequence ATGCCTGATTTCGAAAGGTTCCGCGTCCTCCTCGAGGAGGAACGGAAGCGGAAGGTGGCTCTGCTCCCGGCGCTCCGCGCCGACATTGCCTCGGCCAACTCTGCGCGCCAGGATTCGAACGTTGACGACGAGCACGATCCAGAGGGGTCAACCATTGCGTTCGAGCTGTCCCAGGCTGCTGCGCTGCTGAAGCAAAGCTCCGCCGGCCTTGACCAGGTGGAGGCCGCCCTGGACCGGATAGCTGCCGGCACGTACGGCATCTGCGCGGTCTGCGGGGAAACGATTGCCGAGGGACGGCTGGAGGCCAGGCCCTGGACACCGTTCTGCATCCAGCACGCGGCCACGGGACGAGGGCGATGA